One Bacillota bacterium genomic window carries:
- a CDS encoding homoserine kinase, with amino-acid sequence MMAEAARKVARVVVPATCANLGPGFDVLGMAIGIFNEVEIEEFGEAGGTEGRVSIRVIGEGAASLPGDETNLVYRAAEAVYDATGREMPPVRLTLVNRIPLSRGLGSSSAAIVGGVLAANAILGQPLGVDDIFELAVRLEGHPDNVAPALFGGVVASLMGDSGLRHIEISLPADFEAGMNIVVCVPSFDVSTTHARSILPKTVGLSDAVFNIGRVALLVASLSQGRWDLLGEAMSDRLHQLHRIALVPGLGDVIRDAVSSGAAGAALSGSGPSVVAFVRGDVAGASMISGAMKRAFGRHDVEAVSYITKISAVGARVVPEGNLRDMAVASEQLVAGNLGLAVVRGGDVIFTSRESGIRPLLDAVLQFDGELEGSVIADKIVGRASALLCIGAGARAVYAPVMAHGAVGELARHGIDFTAGLVVPRILNHAGDDSCPFEKLTAGITDPGEALRAIQSFALSHLQREKSKNAKG; translated from the coding sequence ATGATGGCTGAAGCGGCCAGAAAGGTGGCCAGGGTTGTGGTCCCGGCGACGTGCGCAAACCTCGGGCCGGGTTTTGACGTCCTTGGGATGGCTATAGGGATTTTTAACGAGGTTGAGATAGAGGAGTTTGGCGAGGCGGGGGGGACGGAGGGGAGGGTAAGCATCCGGGTAATCGGGGAGGGCGCGGCCTCCCTCCCAGGGGACGAGACCAACCTGGTTTACCGCGCCGCGGAGGCCGTATACGACGCGACCGGCAGGGAGATGCCCCCCGTGCGATTGACCCTTGTGAACAGGATCCCTCTTTCTCGCGGGCTGGGTAGCAGCTCGGCGGCCATAGTCGGGGGGGTGCTTGCTGCCAACGCAATCCTCGGCCAGCCACTCGGCGTTGATGACATTTTTGAACTGGCTGTCAGGCTGGAAGGGCACCCGGACAATGTGGCGCCGGCCCTCTTCGGCGGCGTGGTCGCGAGCCTCATGGGCGATTCCGGGCTGCGGCACATTGAGATCAGCCTTCCGGCTGATTTCGAGGCTGGTATGAATATCGTGGTCTGCGTTCCCTCGTTTGATGTATCCACGACTCATGCACGCTCTATCCTCCCCAAGACGGTGGGCCTCTCGGACGCGGTTTTCAACATAGGGAGGGTAGCGCTCCTGGTGGCTTCGCTTTCCCAGGGGCGGTGGGATCTCCTGGGAGAGGCGATGAGCGACCGCCTCCACCAACTCCACCGGATAGCGCTCGTGCCCGGCCTGGGTGATGTGATCAGGGATGCCGTGAGCTCGGGGGCGGCGGGCGCGGCCTTAAGCGGGTCTGGGCCTTCGGTGGTGGCATTTGTGCGCGGTGATGTAGCTGGTGCATCGATGATCTCCGGAGCCATGAAGCGGGCTTTCGGCCGCCACGACGTGGAGGCTGTGTCATATATTACGAAAATCTCGGCGGTCGGGGCGAGGGTAGTCCCGGAAGGCAACCTCCGCGACATGGCAGTTGCCTCCGAGCAGCTTGTGGCCGGGAATCTCGGGCTGGCCGTGGTTAGGGGCGGGGATGTCATATTCACCTCCCGTGAGAGTGGGATACGCCCGTTGCTCGATGCTGTGCTGCAGTTCGATGGCGAGCTCGAGGGCTCTGTCATAGCCGACAAGATCGTGGGCAGGGCATCTGCGCTCCTGTGTATAGGGGCCGGAGCTCGCGCGGTTTACGCGCCAGTTATGGCCCATGGGGCTGTAGGAGAATTAGCCCGGCACGGGATCGACTTTACGGCCGGCCTAGTCGTGCCGCGTATCCTTAATCACGCCGGGGATGATTCGTGCCCGTTCGAGAAGCTTACGGCGGGCATCACGGACCCGGGGGAGGCTTTACGCGCAATCCAATCATTTGCGCTTAGTCATTTACAGCGGGAGAAATCTAAAAATGCCAAAGGCTAA
- the radA gene encoding DNA repair protein RadA: MPKAKTRYICQECGYGAPKWLGRCPGCGAWNSMVEEAVQGTGAGGSGASRLGSLAMGDNPRPITEVEAREEERLSTGIGELDRALGGGVVPGSFILVAGDPGIGKSTLMLQMSNSIGLTGRTVLYVSGEESSRQIRLRADRLGPLSGALFVVAETNIRVIEDHIASVAPSLVIIDSIQTAYDPELESAPGSVGQVREAAARLMRVAKVSGVPIFIVGHVTKTGTIAGPRVLEHMVDTVLYLEGERNHAFRILRAVKNRFGSTNEIGVFEMQQGGLIDVKNPSQIFLSEKPVGVSGSCVVASLEGTRPILVELQALVSSMNFGAPRRTTMGVDYNRVAIILAVLEKRVGLSLATEDVYVNVVGGIRLDDPAADLGIATAIASSHKGKAVDADSIVLGEIGLSGEVRSVSRLEARLSEAAKLGFKRCIIPRRNLPQGEEMRLGMEIEGVATLREALEAVIG; this comes from the coding sequence ATGCCAAAGGCTAAAACAAGATATATTTGTCAGGAATGCGGCTACGGCGCCCCTAAGTGGCTCGGGCGGTGCCCCGGTTGCGGGGCATGGAACTCCATGGTGGAGGAGGCCGTTCAGGGGACCGGGGCAGGAGGTTCCGGCGCATCGCGCCTGGGGTCGCTTGCGATGGGAGACAACCCACGGCCTATAACGGAGGTTGAGGCGCGCGAAGAAGAGAGGCTTTCTACAGGTATAGGTGAGCTTGATAGAGCCCTTGGTGGGGGGGTTGTCCCGGGCTCTTTTATATTGGTGGCGGGCGACCCGGGGATAGGTAAATCCACCCTCATGCTGCAGATGTCAAACAGTATAGGCCTGACAGGGAGGACGGTGCTCTACGTATCCGGGGAGGAGTCTTCAAGGCAGATACGGCTCAGGGCCGACAGATTGGGGCCGCTCTCGGGCGCCCTATTTGTCGTCGCCGAGACAAATATCAGGGTCATTGAGGATCATATAGCTTCCGTGGCCCCTTCCCTCGTCATTATTGACTCTATTCAGACAGCATATGACCCGGAGCTTGAGTCCGCGCCCGGGAGCGTGGGCCAGGTCCGTGAGGCCGCTGCCCGACTCATGAGGGTTGCCAAGGTATCTGGGGTGCCAATATTCATTGTAGGGCATGTTACGAAGACCGGCACTATAGCGGGGCCCCGCGTCCTGGAGCATATGGTTGATACCGTGCTCTACCTCGAGGGGGAGAGGAATCACGCTTTCAGGATCCTCCGCGCGGTAAAGAACAGATTCGGGTCAACCAACGAGATCGGCGTGTTTGAGATGCAGCAGGGCGGCCTTATCGACGTCAAAAACCCTTCGCAGATTTTTCTATCCGAGAAGCCCGTGGGCGTCTCCGGGTCCTGCGTCGTCGCCAGCCTCGAGGGAACACGGCCGATCCTGGTCGAGCTCCAGGCGCTTGTGAGTTCCATGAATTTTGGGGCTCCCCGGCGGACCACAATGGGTGTTGATTACAACCGGGTGGCCATAATCCTCGCTGTCCTCGAGAAGAGGGTGGGCCTGTCCCTTGCGACGGAGGATGTCTACGTCAACGTTGTGGGCGGCATAAGGCTCGACGATCCCGCCGCCGACCTCGGGATCGCAACAGCGATAGCTTCAAGCCATAAAGGCAAGGCCGTGGATGCGGACAGCATAGTGCTTGGCGAGATCGGCCTGTCGGGCGAAGTCAGGTCCGTTAGCCGCCTCGAGGCCAGGTTATCGGAGGCGGCCAAACTCGGTTTCAAACGGTGCATTATCCCGAGGCGGAATCTACCCCAGGGCGAAGAGATGCGGCTTGGCATGGAGATCGAAGGGGTCGCCACGTTGAGGGAGGCGCTTGAGGCGGTCATAGGGTAG
- the disA gene encoding DNA integrity scanning protein DisA: MLGEQKSLEERFLKTLRLVAPGTDLYEGLESIIRARTGALIVIGDSPEVMALVDGGFRLNCEFTPSRLYELSKMDGAVVLNEDAGQILVANAQLLPDPQVESKETGTRHRTAERVAKQTGKLVIAISQRRNVITLYEGNFKYIIREIGVTLAKANQALQTLEKYRSVLDHALTNLSALEFEGLATLSDVATAIQRTEMVSRVAREIEKYICELGTEGRLISMQLEELMVDVEDEGLMVIKDYLVVQESKSAESIRNQIASWDSEDLLDLGTICRALGYSGTANILDQAVSPRGYRVLSKIPRLPMPVITNIVVTFKTLQGVLNASIDELDGVEGIGEVRAHAIKEGLRRLREHVLLERHM; this comes from the coding sequence ATGCTGGGTGAGCAGAAATCACTGGAGGAACGTTTTCTTAAGACGCTTAGGCTGGTTGCGCCGGGCACGGATTTATATGAAGGGCTCGAGAGCATAATCAGGGCCAGAACCGGGGCCTTGATCGTCATTGGGGATTCGCCCGAGGTTATGGCCCTCGTCGATGGCGGGTTCCGGTTGAATTGCGAGTTTACCCCCTCAAGACTATATGAGCTTTCCAAGATGGATGGTGCGGTTGTATTGAACGAGGATGCCGGGCAGATACTCGTCGCCAACGCGCAGCTGCTCCCGGACCCGCAGGTTGAGTCGAAGGAAACCGGCACGCGACATAGAACCGCCGAACGCGTGGCTAAGCAAACCGGCAAGCTCGTAATAGCCATATCGCAGCGGCGAAATGTGATTACCCTCTATGAAGGTAATTTCAAATATATAATCCGCGAGATCGGCGTGACCCTCGCCAAGGCGAACCAGGCGCTCCAGACCCTTGAGAAATATCGCAGCGTCCTAGATCATGCCCTGACGAACCTCAGCGCCTTGGAATTCGAGGGCCTCGCCACCTTATCGGACGTGGCCACAGCGATCCAGCGAACGGAGATGGTCAGCCGCGTGGCCCGGGAAATCGAGAAATACATCTGTGAGCTCGGGACCGAAGGGCGTCTCATCAGCATGCAGCTGGAGGAGCTGATGGTGGACGTCGAAGATGAGGGGCTCATGGTTATAAAGGATTACCTCGTGGTCCAGGAGTCCAAGTCGGCGGAATCTATAAGGAATCAGATAGCGAGCTGGGATTCCGAGGATTTGCTGGATCTCGGGACGATTTGCCGCGCCCTGGGTTACTCAGGGACGGCGAATATACTTGACCAGGCTGTCTCGCCAAGGGGGTATCGCGTCCTCTCCAAGATACCGAGGCTTCCGATGCCTGTTATAACGAACATCGTCGTGACGTTCAAGACTCTCCAGGGGGTGCTCAATGCATCCATAGATGAGCTGGACGGGGTCGAAGGCATTGGAGAAGTGAGGGCGCACGCTATCAAGGAGGGTCTGAGGCGCCTCAGGGAGCACGTCTTACTTGAGCGACATATGTAA
- a CDS encoding DUF1573 domain-containing protein: MEGKHFERFQGAVSEHLIRHRSVLDCLSKFQESNARANRAIVKAVTNCGCLKINASRQQLPCDISLSEIKNYVDTHLAGSLCPECKDAIESELGMVLFYLAALCNLLNLDLDEVLEREYRTITTLGIFSLT, translated from the coding sequence ATGGAGGGAAAGCATTTCGAGAGGTTTCAGGGAGCTGTATCTGAGCACCTTATCAGGCATCGGAGCGTTCTTGACTGTCTCTCGAAATTCCAGGAGTCAAATGCGCGCGCAAACCGTGCTATAGTCAAGGCGGTTACAAACTGCGGGTGCCTCAAGATCAACGCAAGCCGCCAACAGCTCCCCTGCGACATAAGCCTGTCGGAGATAAAGAACTACGTGGATACCCACCTGGCCGGCTCCTTATGTCCCGAATGCAAGGATGCTATCGAGAGCGAGCTCGGCATGGTGCTCTTTTACCTGGCGGCCCTCTGTAATCTCCTCAACCTGGACCTAGACGAAGTCCTTGAAAGGGAATACCGCACCATCACGACGCTGGGGATATTCAGCCTGACTTGA
- a CDS encoding CarD family transcriptional regulator: MFNVGDKVVYPMHGAGVIEAIEEREVLGERQKYYVMRIPLGEMKVMVPTRNVEEVGLRGVIDREDVKKVFEVLRGAKTKMSSNWNRRYKANLEKIKSGNVFEVAEVVRNLSQRDREKGLSTGEKRMLESARQILISELVLAQGRDKDEVVEELDSILS; this comes from the coding sequence GTGTTTAACGTTGGGGATAAGGTCGTTTACCCAATGCACGGCGCGGGCGTCATAGAGGCGATCGAGGAGCGCGAGGTGCTTGGGGAGCGACAAAAGTATTATGTTATGCGAATCCCTCTGGGTGAGATGAAAGTCATGGTACCCACAAGAAATGTCGAGGAGGTGGGCCTCAGGGGAGTCATAGATCGGGAGGATGTCAAGAAGGTCTTTGAGGTCCTGAGAGGCGCGAAGACTAAGATGTCCTCCAACTGGAACCGGAGATATAAGGCTAACCTCGAGAAGATCAAGAGTGGCAATGTATTTGAGGTTGCGGAGGTTGTGCGCAACCTCTCGCAGCGCGATCGCGAGAAGGGGCTTTCTACAGGGGAGAAGAGGATGCTCGAGAGCGCGCGCCAGATTCTCATAAGCGAGCTCGTGCTCGCCCAGGGGCGCGACAAGGATGAGGTGGTTGAGGAGCTAGATAGCATCCTGAGCTGA
- a CDS encoding PIN/TRAM domain-containing protein: MGIRPPGPGGLGISISILVLMALGGAIAGLLVAPAFIWILRRLVVWVENGLRKTPTQDIVAGALGGIVGLLIAVLLTLPFVQLPLIGRYIPLPVTLMSGYLGAHIAIRKKEELFSLFLSVPRSVERVVGGSADRTAAAGRDRRNRSGSPGSRVPYKILDTSVIIDGRIADICKTGFIEGVLIVPGFVLEELQRIADSSDVLKRNRGRRGLDILNKLQKEQNVVVQVHETNVDDSLEVDSRLVKLARALGAKIVTNDFNLNKVAEFRGVQVLNINELANALKPVVLPGEEMIVHVIKDGKESGQGVAYLDDGTMIVVDGGKRYIGEQVPVMVTSVLQTAAGRMIFAKPKPMERVSSV; the protein is encoded by the coding sequence ATGGGTATAAGACCACCAGGCCCAGGCGGTCTGGGGATCAGCATATCAATCCTCGTGCTGATGGCCCTCGGCGGTGCCATCGCCGGTCTGCTGGTTGCCCCCGCTTTCATCTGGATTCTTAGGCGTCTGGTCGTATGGGTCGAAAACGGGCTACGCAAAACACCCACGCAGGACATCGTCGCCGGGGCCCTTGGTGGAATCGTCGGTTTGCTTATAGCCGTTCTTCTTACCCTCCCCTTCGTCCAGCTGCCTCTAATTGGGCGGTATATCCCGCTGCCGGTCACCCTCATGTCCGGGTACCTTGGCGCGCATATTGCCATAAGGAAGAAAGAAGAACTATTTAGCTTATTCTTATCAGTTCCCCGGTCGGTTGAACGCGTTGTCGGGGGGAGCGCTGACCGGACCGCAGCCGCCGGAAGGGATAGGCGCAATAGATCCGGCAGTCCGGGAAGCAGGGTCCCCTACAAGATCCTGGATACAAGCGTAATAATTGATGGTCGCATAGCCGATATCTGTAAAACCGGATTCATAGAGGGCGTTCTCATAGTGCCCGGCTTCGTTTTAGAGGAGCTTCAACGCATTGCGGACTCATCTGATGTATTAAAGAGGAATAGGGGCCGGCGAGGCCTGGATATTCTGAATAAGCTCCAGAAGGAACAGAATGTCGTTGTCCAGGTGCATGAGACCAATGTCGACGATTCCCTGGAAGTGGATAGCCGGCTTGTCAAGCTTGCCAGGGCGCTGGGCGCCAAGATAGTCACCAATGACTTCAACCTTAATAAGGTGGCGGAGTTCAGAGGCGTCCAGGTGCTGAACATCAACGAGCTCGCAAATGCTCTGAAGCCTGTAGTCCTGCCGGGGGAAGAAATGATCGTACATGTAATCAAAGATGGGAAGGAATCTGGCCAGGGAGTAGCGTATTTAGATGATGGGACGATGATCGTCGTCGATGGAGGCAAGAGGTACATAGGGGAGCAGGTTCCGGTGATGGTCACCAGTGTTCTCCAGACCGCTGCAGGCCGGATGATATTCGCCAAGCCTAAACCCATGGAGCGTGTATCAAGCGTGTAA
- the ispD gene encoding 2-C-methyl-D-erythritol 4-phosphate cytidylyltransferase, which yields MVVSCVVPAAGQGRRMGGDTGKLFMCLNGKPILSYALDVFEKCPLISEIILVVREDEIHHASRLFAKESGFTKVKRIVPGGVERQMSVYHGLIATDAASDIVMVHDGARPLITLDVVASVVNEAVACGAAVVATPVKDTIKLSDSQGFIKSTLDRSMLWAVQTPQAFRRELLLCAHEKAYSDGFLGTDDSVLVERLGWKVRLVPGSYENIKITTPEDVLIAEAILRRKTLEGRDRV from the coding sequence ATGGTTGTTTCATGCGTTGTTCCTGCTGCGGGGCAGGGAAGGCGCATGGGTGGTGATACCGGGAAGCTCTTTATGTGCCTGAATGGGAAACCGATACTATCATATGCACTGGATGTCTTTGAAAAATGCCCGCTTATCTCCGAAATCATCCTGGTCGTCAGGGAAGATGAGATCCATCATGCATCTCGACTCTTCGCGAAGGAATCGGGGTTCACGAAGGTTAAGCGGATCGTTCCGGGTGGGGTCGAGCGACAGATGTCCGTCTATCATGGACTTATTGCTACCGATGCCGCGAGTGATATCGTCATGGTTCATGACGGCGCGCGGCCTTTAATTACTCTTGATGTGGTAGCGTCTGTGGTAAATGAGGCGGTCGCCTGCGGCGCCGCGGTGGTGGCCACTCCAGTTAAGGATACTATAAAGCTGTCGGACTCGCAGGGCTTTATCAAGTCCACTCTTGATCGTTCAATGCTGTGGGCGGTCCAGACGCCCCAGGCGTTCCGGCGTGAGCTCCTGCTGTGTGCGCATGAAAAGGCTTACAGCGATGGTTTTCTTGGCACAGATGATAGTGTGCTGGTGGAGCGATTGGGATGGAAGGTCAGGCTGGTGCCTGGCTCGTATGAGAATATAAAGATCACCACCCCTGAAGATGTTTTAATCGCTGAGGCTATACTAAGGAGGAAGACCCTTGAGGGTAGGGATCGGGTATGA
- a CDS encoding 2-C-methyl-D-erythritol 2,4-cyclodiphosphate synthase yields MRVGIGYDVHRLVAGLPLWLGGVEVPYHSGLQGHSDGDVILHAIADALLGAAGESDIGSHFPSDDPAYKGAASASLLARVREIVSERGFAVNNVDAVLLAERPRIAPYVDAMRSRIAGILHIGPGDVSIKATTNEGLGFIGRGEGMAAYAVASLVSLAQAP; encoded by the coding sequence TTGAGGGTAGGGATCGGGTATGATGTGCACCGGCTCGTCGCGGGTTTGCCGCTGTGGCTCGGTGGCGTTGAGGTTCCGTATCACTCCGGGCTCCAGGGGCATTCCGATGGCGATGTGATTCTCCACGCAATAGCCGATGCGCTCCTTGGAGCGGCCGGCGAATCGGATATCGGGAGCCATTTCCCCTCTGATGACCCTGCATATAAAGGGGCGGCGAGCGCCTCACTGCTCGCGAGGGTCCGGGAGATCGTTTCCGAGCGAGGCTTTGCTGTAAACAATGTGGACGCTGTTCTCCTGGCGGAGCGCCCCAGGATTGCGCCCTATGTTGATGCCATGCGCAGCAGGATAGCCGGGATATTGCACATCGGCCCCGGGGATGTGAGCATCAAGGCCACGACAAACGAGGGCCTGGGCTTCATTGGGAGGGGCGAAGGCATGGCGGCATACGCGGTCGCGAGCCTGGTGAGCCTGGCCCAGGCCCCATGA
- the murA gene encoding UDP-N-acetylglucosamine 1-carboxyvinyltransferase, with product MGKLIITGGERLSGRVRLSGSKNSSLAILVGAAMGTGRTRLENVPDYLDIHVLCGILRELGAHVQPAGPGVLEIDGSGLSCHTPSYEAVRRLRASFYTAGVLLARLGRAVVPFPGGDVIGARGIDFHLEGFRALGAEVAIEHGYVKLSAPDLVGANFYIGRASHGTTVNMMFAACLARGMTTLENAARDPEIVDLAVFLNSMGAKIRGAGTSTIKIEGVRELSATSYEIMPDRLEAGTFAIASAITGGAILIENAVPEHLRTVIIKLREAGADIEESSNMMRVVGPARPRAVNIETLPYPGFPTDLQPQFTALMTVASGIASITETRFENRFTYADELRRMGADLRVDRDTIIVRGVDRLTGAPVESPRDIRGGAALVIAALAALGETELNGVEHIDRGYDHIERKLALLGAKVMRVD from the coding sequence ATGGGAAAACTTATCATAACCGGGGGTGAAAGGCTTTCCGGCAGGGTCCGGCTCAGCGGGAGCAAGAATAGTTCTTTGGCGATACTGGTGGGTGCTGCCATGGGCACCGGCAGGACGAGGCTCGAGAATGTCCCGGATTACCTTGACATCCACGTCCTCTGCGGTATCCTCCGCGAGCTCGGGGCGCATGTCCAGCCTGCCGGCCCCGGTGTTCTTGAAATAGATGGGTCCGGTTTGAGTTGTCACACACCATCATACGAGGCTGTCCGCAGACTGAGGGCCTCATTTTATACAGCGGGCGTCCTTCTTGCCCGCCTTGGTAGAGCCGTTGTGCCGTTTCCAGGCGGTGATGTAATAGGCGCACGAGGGATAGACTTCCACCTCGAGGGATTCAGGGCCCTTGGCGCGGAGGTCGCAATCGAGCACGGCTATGTGAAGCTATCCGCGCCGGATCTGGTCGGCGCCAATTTTTATATCGGGCGCGCAAGCCACGGCACGACGGTTAATATGATGTTTGCGGCGTGTCTCGCAAGGGGAATGACCACACTGGAAAACGCGGCCAGGGATCCCGAGATCGTTGACCTGGCTGTCTTTTTGAATAGCATGGGGGCCAAGATCAGGGGCGCCGGCACGAGCACGATCAAGATAGAAGGCGTAAGGGAGCTTTCGGCGACGTCCTATGAGATAATGCCCGATCGACTGGAGGCCGGCACATTTGCTATAGCATCGGCCATTACGGGTGGGGCTATATTGATTGAAAATGCGGTGCCCGAGCACCTGCGGACCGTGATAATCAAACTGCGCGAGGCTGGCGCCGATATAGAGGAGTCGTCCAATATGATGCGCGTGGTGGGGCCCGCCCGCCCGCGCGCCGTTAATATCGAGACCCTGCCGTACCCGGGCTTCCCGACGGATCTCCAGCCCCAGTTTACAGCGTTGATGACCGTAGCAAGCGGCATCGCGTCCATAACAGAGACGAGGTTCGAAAACAGATTCACATATGCCGACGAATTAAGAAGAATGGGCGCGGATCTGCGTGTGGACCGGGATACCATTATAGTCCGGGGGGTAGACAGGCTCACAGGAGCCCCCGTTGAATCCCCGCGGGATATAAGGGGGGGCGCCGCGCTGGTCATTGCGGCGCTCGCTGCTCTCGGCGAGACGGAGTTGAACGGTGTTGAGCATATAGACAGGGGCTACGATCATATAGAGAGAAAGCTTGCGCTGCTGGGGGCGAAGGTAATGCGGGTGGATTGA
- a CDS encoding glutamate--tRNA ligase gives MPENVRVRFAPSPTGHLHIGNAHTGLFNWLFARHNGGKFILRIEDTDLERSCAESERLILEDLRWLGLDWDEGVDVGGPYGPYRQTERLELYRQYAQRLLDEGHAYYCYCTPEELEVERKAALNRGEAPRYGGKCRELTSDGRAKLERQGRKPAVRFHVPDEVIVVNDLIRGPIEFDSKSIGDFVIMKCDGVPTYNFAVVVDDVHMKITHIIRADEHVANTPRQILLYEALGLPLPRFAHISMILGPDRTKLSKRHGATSVFHYRQAGYIPDAVVNYLALLGWSPESGEEVLTREEMVQQFSLDRVGKSPAVFDIAKLNWMNGLYIRQADLRSLTGMAIPYLKDAGLVDGPLTGRSFDWLMEVVDSVRGYLDNLSQLPEHARTFFGDRVQAYDDKARKVLSDPQTSRILDLFIGELGGLEPFDREAIHTMLLKMPTKLGLSVRRTLLPVRAALTGTTAGPELPNVILILGRDRSISRARQAFQAGRGVY, from the coding sequence ATGCCGGAGAATGTGCGCGTTAGATTCGCTCCAAGCCCCACGGGGCACCTGCATATCGGAAACGCTCATACAGGGCTGTTTAACTGGCTTTTTGCCCGTCACAACGGGGGGAAGTTCATCCTGAGAATCGAGGACACGGACCTCGAACGTTCATGCGCGGAGTCTGAAAGGCTAATACTCGAGGATCTAAGATGGCTGGGTCTTGACTGGGATGAGGGCGTGGATGTGGGAGGGCCTTATGGTCCCTATAGGCAGACCGAGCGGCTCGAGCTATACAGGCAGTATGCCCAGAGGCTCCTTGACGAAGGCCACGCCTATTACTGTTACTGCACACCTGAAGAGCTCGAGGTGGAACGCAAGGCCGCCCTGAACCGCGGGGAGGCCCCGAGATATGGCGGTAAGTGTCGTGAATTGACCAGTGACGGGCGGGCAAAGCTGGAGCGCCAGGGGAGGAAACCCGCGGTGCGCTTCCACGTGCCTGATGAGGTCATTGTAGTGAATGACCTTATACGGGGCCCCATCGAATTTGATAGCAAGAGCATTGGCGACTTTGTCATAATGAAGTGCGACGGCGTGCCAACCTATAATTTCGCGGTGGTGGTCGATGATGTACACATGAAGATCACGCACATCATCAGGGCTGACGAGCATGTGGCTAATACGCCTCGCCAGATCTTGCTTTACGAGGCCCTCGGCCTCCCCCTGCCAAGGTTTGCTCATATTTCCATGATTCTAGGTCCGGACCGCACGAAGCTCAGCAAGCGCCATGGGGCAACATCTGTATTTCACTATAGGCAGGCGGGGTACATCCCTGATGCGGTCGTAAACTACCTGGCGCTCCTTGGGTGGTCGCCTGAAAGTGGGGAGGAGGTTCTCACCAGGGAGGAGATGGTTCAGCAGTTTTCCCTGGACCGGGTTGGGAAGAGCCCTGCGGTGTTTGACATCGCGAAACTCAACTGGATGAATGGCCTGTATATACGGCAGGCTGACCTGAGGAGCCTGACGGGGATGGCCATACCCTATCTCAAGGACGCCGGGCTGGTAGATGGGCCCCTCACAGGTAGGAGCTTTGACTGGCTGATGGAGGTGGTTGACTCTGTCCGGGGGTATCTCGATAATCTGTCGCAGCTACCGGAGCATGCGCGCACGTTTTTCGGGGACCGCGTTCAGGCCTATGATGATAAGGCTCGCAAGGTCCTTTCAGACCCCCAGACTTCGCGCATTCTGGACCTGTTCATCGGCGAGCTGGGGGGCCTTGAGCCTTTCGACCGTGAGGCGATTCACACCATGCTCCTGAAAATGCCCACGAAGCTCGGACTCAGCGTGCGCAGAACGCTCCTGCCTGTTCGTGCTGCCCTGACCGGCACAACAGCTGGACCCGAGCTTCCAAACGTCATTCTCATTTTGGGGAGGGACAGGTCGATCAGCCGGGCGAGGCAGGCTTTCCAGGCCGGGCGCGGCGTTTATTGA
- the cysE gene encoding serine O-acetyltransferase produces MFRTIRRDIQAVFERDPAAKSLLEVLLCYPGLHAIISHRIAHFFYRKRLFLIARLISHISRFFTGIEIHPGAKIGSGFFIDHGSGVVIGETAEVGDNVTLYQGVTLGGTGKEKGKRHPTIGNNVVISAGAKVLGSFRVGDGAKIGAGAVVLKPVPPCSTVVGVPGRVVVQDGKRVPGIDLEHGNLPDPVQAAFEAMQKRIAMLEDRIKHLEEERDRGN; encoded by the coding sequence ATGTTCAGGACGATCCGCAGGGACATCCAGGCCGTGTTTGAACGGGATCCTGCCGCAAAGAGTCTTCTTGAGGTCCTCCTCTGTTACCCCGGCCTTCATGCGATTATATCCCACAGGATCGCCCACTTTTTTTACAGGAAGCGGCTTTTCTTGATTGCCCGCCTCATTTCGCATATTAGCCGCTTTTTCACGGGTATAGAGATTCACCCTGGCGCCAAAATAGGTTCAGGGTTTTTTATAGACCACGGTTCAGGGGTTGTAATAGGGGAGACCGCGGAAGTAGGCGACAACGTGACCCTTTACCAGGGTGTGACCCTGGGCGGGACAGGGAAGGAGAAGGGTAAGAGGCACCCGACGATCGGCAACAACGTAGTCATATCAGCGGGTGCCAAGGTGCTGGGCTCGTTCAGGGTCGGCGATGGAGCGAAGATCGGGGCCGGGGCGGTTGTGCTCAAACCGGTCCCTCCTTGCAGCACCGTCGTCGGCGTGCCGGGCAGAGTGGTGGTCCAGGATGGCAAGCGCGTCCCGGGCATCGACCTCGAGCACGGGAATCTACCTGACCCGGTGCAGGCGGCATTCGAAGCCATGCAGAAGAGGATTGCCATGCTCGAGGACAGGATCAAACATCTTGAGGAGGAGCGCGACCGTGGGAATTAG